From one Pseudomonas sp. S35 genomic stretch:
- the fliD gene encoding flagellar filament capping protein FliD yields the protein MAGSTVSGIGSNIDTQAIVTSLVNAEKVPKQTQINTASQKATTTLSSIGKIQAALDAFRGALDTMTTSSSFTGLSGSSSDEKVATMTASNTASNGSFRLIVDQLAQASKLSSRNFTGGTSTVVNATDKATTLTITQSGKAYDLSVPAGATLQQVRDSINTQFGTSGLSANIQTDSNGSRLILTSTTMGTGSDLTLSGNSGLDTGSTVVDKPLDAKYSIDGVASVSKTNSIEGALSGVNIKLVAVSAVKTGDTSDPPVKNATLITVSTNNAALKSGVKGFVDTYNALITAMNAETKVTTNLDGSTTAASLTGDSTMRSLQAAIRNEFNQLSGTGQFKSLAQFGVTTSSSNGLLTLDDKKWDAAVKTNAADINSMFSGPDGMLARMKSATDDYAKSTTGILATRSTSLSDTLKDLTKQQSTLDERMTLLTSSLSAKYNAMDTLVAQLRQQSTSVMTTLNALNNPKTNT from the coding sequence ATGGCGGGTTCAACGGTAAGTGGTATCGGTTCCAATATCGATACGCAAGCAATCGTGACGTCCTTGGTGAATGCCGAAAAGGTACCCAAGCAAACTCAGATCAATACCGCGTCTCAGAAGGCGACCACCACGCTATCTTCGATCGGCAAGATTCAGGCGGCGCTGGATGCGTTTCGTGGTGCGCTCGACACCATGACAACGAGTTCGAGCTTTACGGGGTTGAGCGGCTCATCCTCGGATGAAAAGGTCGCCACCATGACCGCCAGTAACACGGCTTCCAACGGCAGCTTCCGATTGATCGTTGACCAGTTGGCTCAAGCGTCGAAATTGTCGTCCAGGAACTTCACGGGTGGCACTTCGACGGTAGTGAACGCTACTGACAAGGCAACCACGCTGACTATCACTCAGTCAGGCAAGGCTTACGATCTGAGCGTGCCTGCCGGTGCGACCCTGCAGCAGGTTCGTGACTCAATCAATACCCAGTTCGGCACGTCAGGGTTGAGCGCCAACATCCAAACCGACTCCAATGGTTCAAGGTTGATCCTGACCTCTACCACCATGGGCACTGGCTCGGATCTGACGCTGTCGGGTAATTCTGGCCTGGACACCGGCTCGACAGTGGTCGATAAGCCTTTGGATGCCAAGTACAGCATTGATGGTGTTGCGTCGGTCTCGAAAACCAACAGCATTGAAGGCGCCTTGAGTGGTGTGAACATCAAGCTGGTGGCCGTATCGGCAGTCAAAACCGGTGACACAAGTGATCCGCCGGTGAAAAACGCCACGCTGATTACCGTAAGCACCAACAATGCGGCACTCAAGTCAGGGGTCAAGGGTTTTGTAGATACCTACAATGCGCTGATTACTGCGATGAACGCCGAGACCAAGGTCACTACCAACCTGGATGGCAGCACCACGGCGGCAAGCCTCACCGGTGACTCGACCATGCGCTCGTTGCAGGCGGCAATCCGTAACGAGTTCAATCAGTTGTCGGGAACAGGCCAGTTCAAGTCCCTGGCTCAATTTGGTGTCACCACCAGTTCCAGCAACGGTTTGCTGACCCTGGACGACAAAAAGTGGGACGCGGCGGTAAAAACCAACGCAGCCGATATCAACAGTATGTTCAGCGGTCCTGACGGCATGCTGGCGCGTATGAAAAGCGCCACTGATGATTACGCCAAGTCCACGACGGGCATCCTGGCTACGCGTTCCACGTCCTTGTCCGACACACTCAAGGACCTGACCAAGCAGCAGTCAACCCTCGACGAGCGCATGACCCTGCTCACCAGCAGTCTGTCGGCCAAATACAACGCCATGGACACCCTGGTCGCCCAATTGCGCCAGCAGAGCACCAGCGTCATGACCACGCTCAATGCGCTGAACAATCCCAAAACCAATACTTGA
- a CDS encoding ketoacyl-ACP synthase III — protein MIGIKSIASYVPADGIDNYAQGAKFAKDEEFIIGKIGSAFLPRKEAAQETSDLCVEAVNALFANNPDLKRESIDALIVVTQNGDEEGLPHTAAIVQDKLGLPTHVAAFDISLGCSGYVYGIYAMKGFMEATGLKNGLLITADPYSKIVDPQDRNTTMLFGDAATATWMGEDAPWLLGKSKFGTDGSGAPHLKVSDGVFFMNGRQVFNFALLKVPAHLHELLDESNLAADEIDAFCIHQGSAAIVDAVARRFEDAPVEKFIKDMVETGNTVSSSIPLLLEKHVMDATWKRVAISGFGVGLSWGSAILYRP, from the coding sequence ATGATTGGCATAAAAAGCATCGCCAGTTACGTGCCGGCAGACGGGATCGATAACTACGCCCAGGGTGCCAAGTTCGCCAAGGATGAAGAGTTCATCATTGGCAAGATCGGTTCGGCGTTCCTGCCGCGCAAGGAAGCCGCGCAGGAAACTTCCGATCTGTGTGTCGAGGCGGTCAACGCTTTGTTTGCCAACAACCCGGATCTGAAGCGCGAATCGATTGACGCGCTGATCGTCGTCACCCAGAACGGTGATGAAGAGGGTTTGCCCCACACGGCCGCCATCGTCCAGGACAAACTGGGCCTGCCGACCCACGTTGCTGCCTTTGATATCTCTCTGGGCTGCTCCGGCTACGTCTATGGCATCTACGCGATGAAGGGCTTCATGGAAGCCACGGGCCTGAAAAACGGCCTGCTGATCACCGCTGACCCGTATTCGAAGATCGTCGACCCGCAAGACCGCAACACCACCATGCTGTTCGGCGACGCTGCCACCGCCACCTGGATGGGCGAAGACGCGCCGTGGTTGCTGGGCAAGTCCAAGTTCGGCACCGACGGTTCCGGCGCGCCGCACTTGAAGGTCAGCGATGGCGTGTTCTTCATGAACGGCCGCCAGGTGTTCAACTTCGCCTTGCTCAAGGTGCCGGCGCATTTGCACGAGCTGCTCGACGAGTCGAACCTGGCGGCCGATGAGATCGATGCGTTCTGCATCCACCAGGGCAGTGCGGCGATTGTCGACGCCGTGGCCCGTCGCTTCGAAGACGCACCGGTGGAGAAGTTCATCAAGGACATGGTCGAGACCGGCAACACCGTGTCGTCGAGCATTCCGCTGCTGCTGGAAAAGCATGTAATGGACGCTACCTGGAAGCGTGTGGCTATTAGTGGTTTTGGTGTGGGGCTGTCGTGGGGCTCGGCGATTCTCTATCGCCCGTGA
- a CDS encoding sigma-54 dependent transcriptional regulator, with translation MWRETKILLIDDDSVRRRDLAVILNFLGEENLPCGSHDWQQAASSLSSSREVICVLIGTVNAPGAVLGLLKTLSTWDEFLPVLLIGDISSVELPEDQRRRVLSSLEMPPSYSKLLDSLHRAQVYREMYDQARERGRHREPNLFRSLVGTSRAIQHVRQMMQQVADTDASVLILGESGTGKEVVARNLHYHSKRRDGPFVPVNCGAIPAELLESELFGHEKGAFTGAITSRAGRFELANGGTLFLDEIGDMPLPMQVKLLRVLQERTFERVGSNKTQSVDVRIIAATHKNLESMIEVGSFREDLYYRLNVFPIEMAPLRERVEDIPLLMNELISRMEHEKRGSIRFNSAAIMSLCRHGWPGNVRELANLVERMAIMHPYGVIGVVELPKKFRYVDDEDEQMVDSLRSDMEERVAINGHTPDFGSTAMLPPEGLDLKDYLGNLEQGLIQQALDDANGIVARAAERLRIRRTTLVEKMRKYGMSRREGDEQADD, from the coding sequence ATGTGGCGTGAAACCAAAATTCTGCTGATCGATGACGATAGCGTCCGCCGCCGCGACTTGGCGGTGATTTTGAATTTTCTTGGCGAAGAAAATTTGCCCTGCGGTAGCCATGATTGGCAGCAGGCGGCCAGCTCGTTGTCGTCGAGCCGTGAAGTCATTTGTGTGCTGATCGGGACGGTAAACGCTCCAGGTGCAGTTTTGGGCTTGTTAAAGACACTGTCTACCTGGGATGAGTTCCTTCCTGTTTTGCTGATTGGTGATATTTCTTCTGTCGAGCTGCCGGAAGACCAGCGCCGCCGCGTACTTTCCAGCCTGGAAATGCCCCCAAGCTACAGCAAATTGCTGGATTCCCTGCACCGTGCCCAGGTCTATCGCGAGATGTACGACCAGGCCCGCGAGCGCGGTCGCCACCGCGAACCCAACCTGTTCCGTAGCCTGGTCGGCACCAGCCGCGCCATCCAGCATGTGCGCCAGATGATGCAGCAAGTGGCCGATACCGACGCCAGCGTGCTGATCCTCGGCGAGTCGGGCACCGGCAAGGAAGTGGTCGCGCGCAACCTGCACTACCACTCCAAGCGCCGCGACGGGCCTTTTGTGCCGGTCAACTGCGGGGCGATCCCGGCAGAGCTGCTCGAAAGCGAATTGTTCGGCCACGAGAAGGGCGCCTTCACCGGCGCGATCACCAGCCGTGCCGGGCGTTTCGAGCTGGCCAACGGCGGCACGCTGTTCCTCGACGAAATCGGCGATATGCCGCTGCCGATGCAGGTCAAGCTGCTGCGTGTATTGCAGGAGCGCACCTTCGAGCGCGTGGGCAGCAACAAGACCCAGAGCGTCGACGTGCGCATCATCGCCGCCACCCACAAGAACCTCGAGAGCATGATCGAGGTCGGCAGCTTCCGCGAAGACCTGTACTACCGCCTCAACGTATTCCCGATCGAGATGGCGCCGCTGCGTGAGCGCGTGGAAGACATCCCGCTGCTGATGAACGAACTGATCTCGCGCATGGAACACGAAAAGCGCGGCTCGATTCGCTTCAACTCCGCCGCGATCATGTCGCTGTGCCGCCACGGCTGGCCGGGCAACGTGCGCGAGTTGGCCAACCTGGTGGAACGCATGGCGATCATGCACCCCTACGGCGTGATCGGCGTGGTCGAGTTGCCGAAGAAATTCCGCTACGTCGACGACGAAGACGAGCAGATGGTCGACAGCCTGCGCAGTGACATGGAAGAGCGGGTGGCCATCAACGGCCATACCCCGGACTTCGGTTCTACTGCCATGTTGCCGCCGGAAGGCCTGGACCTCAAAGACTACCTCGGCAACCTGGAACAAGGCTTGATCCAACAGGCCCTGGACGACGCCAATGGCATCGTCGCCCGCGCCGCCGAGCGCTTGCGCATCCGTCGAACCACCCTGGTGGAGAAGATGCGCAAGTACGGCATGAGCCGCCGGGAAGGTGATGAACAGGCGGATGATTGA
- a CDS encoding flagellin, producing the protein MALTVNTNIASITTQGNLNKAGGALATSMQRLSSGLRINSAKDDAAGLQIANRLTSQINGLGQAVKNVNDGISIAQTAEGAMQASTDILQKMRTLALSSATGSLSADDRKSNNDEYQALTSELTRISATTTFGGQKLLDGSYGTKAIQVGANANETINLSLENVAANKIGSQQIKSSAVKIDATGLVKGDISVTGNGQTKDISYLASASAKDIAAQLNGAIGGLSATASTEVKFTVDEVVTKGTPAILDGTGAVTTPAVAGKPANFQLSVGNGAAVNFVGVTDTASLADQLKSNSAKLGITVNFDEVNNTLEVKSDSGENLKFTSGTDSAAISVNSKDGQGKYQAAAGVETPQALTTGDYVVTGQISLDSAKGYSLGQSTATGAADGVSQLFGNPTASSVKTNISDTDVTNSANAQNALAVIDKAIGTIDSVRSGLGATQNRLTTTADNLQNIQKNSTAARSTVQDVDFASETAELTKQQTLQSASTAILSQANQLPSAVLKLLQ; encoded by the coding sequence ATGGCTTTAACAGTAAACACCAACATTGCTTCGATCACTACTCAGGGCAACCTGAACAAAGCTGGCGGCGCCCTGGCCACTTCCATGCAGCGCCTGTCTTCCGGCCTGCGTATCAACAGCGCTAAAGACGACGCTGCCGGCCTGCAGATCGCTAACCGCCTGACCAGCCAAATCAACGGCCTGGGCCAAGCAGTAAAAAACGTGAACGACGGTATCTCCATCGCTCAGACCGCTGAAGGCGCGATGCAGGCTTCGACCGACATCCTGCAAAAAATGCGTACCCTGGCTCTGTCTTCCGCTACCGGTTCCCTGAGCGCTGACGACCGTAAGTCGAACAACGACGAATACCAGGCTCTGACTTCGGAACTGACCCGAATTTCCGCCACCACCACTTTCGGCGGCCAGAAGTTGCTGGACGGTTCATACGGCACCAAAGCGATCCAGGTTGGCGCCAACGCTAACGAAACCATCAACCTGAGCCTGGAGAACGTTGCAGCCAATAAAATTGGTTCGCAACAGATCAAAAGCTCGGCCGTCAAGATCGATGCTACTGGTCTCGTGAAAGGGGATATCAGTGTTACCGGTAACGGCCAGACCAAAGATATCAGCTATCTGGCTAGTGCTTCTGCAAAAGACATTGCTGCTCAGCTCAACGGTGCAATCGGTGGTCTGAGCGCTACTGCCAGCACTGAAGTGAAATTCACAGTAGACGAGGTTGTCACTAAGGGCACCCCAGCTATTCTTGACGGTACTGGTGCTGTCACTACTCCAGCTGTTGCCGGTAAACCAGCAAACTTCCAGCTGTCTGTCGGCAATGGCGCAGCTGTTAACTTCGTCGGCGTAACTGACACTGCTAGCCTGGCTGACCAACTGAAATCCAACTCCGCGAAGTTGGGTATCACTGTCAACTTCGACGAAGTAAACAACACCCTAGAAGTGAAGTCCGATTCTGGCGAAAACCTGAAATTCACCAGCGGTACCGACTCGGCTGCGATCTCCGTCAACTCCAAAGATGGTCAAGGTAAGTACCAAGCTGCTGCTGGCGTGGAAACTCCTCAGGCTCTGACTACTGGTGATTATGTTGTCACTGGTCAGATTTCCCTGGATTCCGCCAAGGGTTACTCCCTGGGCCAAAGTACTGCTACTGGTGCTGCTGACGGTGTTTCTCAGCTGTTCGGCAACCCAACTGCCTCTTCGGTCAAGACAAATATCTCTGACACCGACGTGACCAACTCCGCCAATGCCCAAAACGCTCTGGCGGTGATCGACAAGGCCATCGGCACTATCGACAGCGTTCGTTCGGGCCTGGGTGCTACTCAGAACCGTCTGACTACCACTGCAGACAACCTGCAGAACATTCAGAAGAACTCCACCGCTGCACGTTCCACCGTTCAGGACGTCGACTTCGCTTCCGAAACCGCCGAACTGACCAAGCAACAAACCCTGCAATCGGCTTCCACCGCGATCCTGTCGCAGGCTAACCAGCTGCCATCCGCTGTACTGAAGCTGCTTCAGTAA
- a CDS encoding ATP-binding protein, with the protein MPSVEQQSRQGLEQAFSLFNQMSSQLTDSYSLLEARVSELKGELEVVSAQRMQELAEKERLANRLQNLLSLLPGGVIVIDDQGRVREANPAACDMLGLPLEGELWRHVITRCFAPREDDGHEISLKDGRRLSIATRSLDAEPGQLVLLNDLTETRHLQDQLARHERLSSLGRMVASLAHQIRTPLSAALIYASHLTDEQLPAATHQRFAGRLKERLHELEHQVRDMLVFARGELPLTDRVTPAQLMQALQAAASTHIQDTQVRWQCDSHLGELLCNRDTLVGSLLNLIENAVQASSTGARLKVHLYNRGQTLRLCISDSGSGIDPVVLKRLGEPFFTTKTNGTGLGLTVVKAVARAHQGELQLHSRVGRGTCALMTLPLFLCAASAE; encoded by the coding sequence ATGCCCTCTGTGGAGCAGCAAAGCCGTCAGGGTCTCGAACAGGCTTTTTCGCTGTTCAACCAGATGTCGAGCCAATTGACTGACTCCTACAGCCTGCTCGAAGCCCGCGTCTCGGAGCTTAAAGGCGAGTTGGAAGTGGTCAGCGCCCAGCGCATGCAAGAGTTGGCCGAGAAAGAACGCCTGGCCAACCGTTTGCAAAACCTGCTGTCGCTGCTGCCCGGTGGCGTGATCGTCATCGATGACCAGGGCCGTGTGCGTGAAGCCAACCCTGCCGCGTGCGACATGCTCGGCCTGCCGCTCGAAGGCGAGCTGTGGCGCCACGTCATCACGCGCTGCTTTGCGCCGCGTGAGGACGATGGTCACGAAATCTCCCTCAAGGACGGGCGCCGCCTGTCCATCGCCACCCGTTCCCTGGACGCGGAGCCGGGGCAGTTGGTGCTGCTCAACGACCTGACTGAAACCCGTCACCTGCAAGACCAATTGGCGCGCCACGAGCGTTTGTCGTCGCTGGGGCGGATGGTCGCTTCTTTGGCGCATCAGATCCGTACGCCGTTGTCCGCCGCATTGATCTACGCCAGTCATTTGACTGATGAGCAATTGCCAGCCGCCACTCACCAGCGGTTTGCCGGCCGGCTCAAGGAGCGCCTGCACGAGTTGGAGCACCAGGTGCGCGACATGCTGGTGTTTGCCCGCGGCGAATTGCCGCTGACCGACCGCGTGACGCCCGCCCAATTGATGCAGGCCCTGCAAGCGGCTGCAAGCACCCATATTCAAGACACCCAGGTGCGCTGGCAGTGTGACAGCCACCTGGGCGAGTTGTTGTGCAACCGCGACACCCTCGTGGGCTCGCTGCTCAACCTGATCGAAAACGCGGTCCAGGCCAGTAGCACTGGCGCGCGGCTCAAGGTGCACCTGTACAACCGTGGGCAAACCCTGCGGTTGTGTATCAGCGACAGCGGCAGCGGTATCGACCCGGTGGTGCTCAAGCGCCTGGGCGAACCTTTTTTCACCACCAAGACCAACGGAACCGGGCTCGGCCTGACCGTGGTCAAGGCCGTGGCACGTGCCCATCAGGGAGAATTGCAGCTGCATTCCCGTGTGGGGCGTGGCACCTGTGCATTGATGACCTTGCCGCTGTTTTTGTGCGCGGCAAGCGCGGAGTAA
- a CDS encoding flagellar protein FlaG — translation MDMSVKLNQSYPPVAPQSAPAKVVTDNSVVNVQATPAISQEPARADLEKAVTDIRDFVQATQRSLDFSIDDSTHRVVVKVINTDNGEVIRQIPSETALKLAQNLSSASNLLFDDKV, via the coding sequence ATGGACATGAGTGTAAAGCTGAACCAGTCTTATCCGCCGGTTGCACCTCAAAGCGCACCTGCCAAGGTAGTGACTGACAATAGTGTTGTGAATGTCCAGGCAACGCCCGCGATCAGCCAAGAGCCCGCCCGCGCCGACCTGGAAAAAGCAGTCACCGATATTCGCGATTTCGTTCAGGCCACCCAGCGTAGCCTGGACTTTTCCATTGATGACTCCACCCATCGTGTGGTGGTGAAGGTAATCAATACCGACAATGGTGAAGTGATTCGCCAGATTCCGTCGGAAACAGCATTGAAGCTGGCACAGAACCTCAGCAGCGCAAGCAACTTGTTGTTTGACGACAAGGTCTGA
- the fliS gene encoding flagellar export chaperone FliS, with translation MNPMRALRQYQKVNSHAQISEASPHRLVQMLMEGGLDRMAQAKGALARGDIAQKGLMLGKAIDIVIGLRDGLDAQKSDNPAYVQQLESLYAYMTNRLMEANLHNDADMIDEVARLMITVKEGWDAIGAPQAAAE, from the coding sequence ATGAATCCCATGAGAGCCCTTCGCCAATACCAGAAGGTCAATTCCCATGCTCAGATCTCCGAAGCCAGCCCGCATCGCCTGGTGCAGATGCTGATGGAAGGCGGGCTGGACCGTATGGCCCAGGCCAAGGGCGCGCTGGCGCGTGGCGACATCGCCCAGAAGGGCCTGATGCTCGGCAAGGCCATCGATATCGTGATCGGCCTGCGTGACGGCCTGGATGCACAGAAAAGTGACAACCCGGCCTACGTCCAGCAGTTGGAAAGCCTGTACGCGTACATGACCAACCGTCTGATGGAAGCCAACCTGCACAACGACGCCGACATGATCGACGAAGTCGCCCGTTTGATGATCACCGTAAAAGAAGGCTGGGATGCGATTGGCGCGCCACAGGCCGCTGCAGAATAA
- a CDS encoding flagellar hook-associated protein 3, which translates to MRISTQQFFETSASKYQNNYSGVVKAQEQASSGVRVQTAADDPVAAQRLLMLQQQKDMLSQYSGNITSIQNKLTNEESILDAINTTIQAGSQLALRAGGVTSDADRKSISVEVGALEDQLLGLLNSKDSAGNYLFSGSKTDTPPYSRNNDGTYSYQGDENELSLQVSETLTVRTGDTGKTILEGAVNTSRTQSNYIAPTAAPVAPAISPPLVDDHKVAISSGLVTSGTDYTKQFADGQPYKLTFTSSTQYVITDKDNNDITSQVAGNGTFDSTKEGSASVNLRGVKFDITVDLTDRATGPDADALVKGREFSLGAKPDGFNIARTASNTSSAQLTNASVSSAADYSSTFPNSGVLIKFDDTDPAAYKVYAQPYTAGSKPIVDNGVVTPGTGTPPGPSTITAAGVTFELSGTPNVGDQFSVGNTTQKTQNALDTLGQLRKALEQPADGIPGARVKLQDALNAAVSNLTSSADQVDNVRGSIGARENALTVQASANTSVSLANTSTMSALANIDMGEAAINLTLQQTMLEASQLAFVKVSQLSLFNKM; encoded by the coding sequence ATGCGCATTTCTACACAGCAGTTTTTCGAAACCAGTGCCAGCAAGTATCAGAACAATTATTCCGGTGTGGTCAAGGCCCAGGAGCAGGCCAGTTCCGGTGTGCGTGTGCAAACCGCCGCTGATGATCCGGTGGCCGCACAGCGCTTGCTGATGCTGCAGCAGCAGAAAGATATGCTGTCGCAGTACAGCGGCAATATCACCAGCATTCAGAACAAGCTGACGAACGAAGAAAGCATCCTGGATGCGATCAACACCACGATCCAGGCCGGCAGCCAGTTGGCGCTGCGTGCGGGTGGCGTGACCAGTGATGCTGACCGCAAGTCCATTTCCGTCGAGGTGGGCGCGCTTGAGGATCAACTGCTGGGCTTGCTCAATAGCAAGGACTCGGCGGGCAATTACCTGTTCTCCGGCTCCAAGACCGACACGCCGCCTTACTCGCGCAACAACGATGGCACTTACAGCTATCAGGGCGACGAGAACGAACTGAGCCTGCAGGTTTCCGAGACCCTCACGGTCCGCACCGGCGATACCGGCAAGACCATTCTGGAAGGGGCGGTCAACACCAGTCGCACCCAGTCCAATTACATCGCGCCTACTGCTGCGCCGGTGGCGCCTGCGATTTCGCCGCCGCTGGTTGACGACCACAAGGTCGCCATCTCGAGCGGCCTGGTGACGTCGGGTACCGACTACACCAAGCAGTTCGCCGACGGCCAGCCGTACAAACTGACGTTTACCAGCAGCACCCAGTACGTCATTACCGACAAAGACAATAACGACATTACCTCGCAGGTCGCCGGTAACGGGACGTTTGACTCCACCAAGGAAGGCAGCGCCAGCGTCAACCTGCGTGGCGTCAAGTTCGATATCACGGTAGACCTCACTGACCGTGCTACAGGGCCCGATGCCGATGCGCTGGTCAAGGGGCGTGAGTTCAGCCTCGGCGCCAAGCCGGATGGGTTCAACATTGCGCGGACGGCGAGCAACACCTCAAGCGCGCAATTGACCAACGCCAGCGTCAGCAGTGCCGCCGATTATTCGAGTACGTTTCCCAACAGCGGCGTATTGATCAAGTTCGATGACACCGACCCAGCCGCCTACAAGGTCTATGCCCAGCCGTATACCGCAGGCAGCAAGCCGATTGTCGACAATGGTGTGGTCACCCCTGGCACTGGCACGCCGCCGGGCCCGAGCACGATCACGGCGGCGGGCGTCACCTTCGAGCTGAGCGGTACACCGAACGTCGGCGATCAGTTTTCGGTGGGCAACACCACCCAGAAAACCCAGAATGCCCTCGATACCCTGGGGCAACTGCGCAAGGCACTGGAACAACCGGCCGACGGTATTCCAGGCGCGCGGGTCAAGCTTCAGGACGCCCTGAACGCCGCCGTCAGCAACCTGACCAGCTCGGCCGACCAGGTGGACAACGTGCGGGGTTCCATCGGTGCGCGGGAAAATGCGCTGACGGTGCAGGCCAGCGCAAACACCAGCGTCAGCCTGGCCAACACGTCCACCATGAGCGCCCTGGCCAACATCGACATGGGCGAGGCGGCGATCAACCTGACGCTGCAACAAACCATGCTCGAAGCCTCGCAACTGGCCTTCGTGAAAGTCTCGCAGTTGAGCCTTTTCAACAAGATGTAA
- the fliT gene encoding flagellar protein FliT translates to MSQALQRIDETREALMGALADRNWDAIGELDMGCRDVIEQVLSEAPVDEDALREKLESLLAVYQQLLEVTTGERQAIFEEMSQINQAKNASKVYHLFG, encoded by the coding sequence ATGAGCCAAGCACTGCAACGCATTGATGAAACCCGTGAGGCGCTGATGGGCGCGCTGGCGGACCGTAACTGGGACGCTATAGGCGAGCTGGATATGGGCTGTCGCGACGTGATCGAGCAGGTGCTCAGTGAGGCGCCGGTGGACGAAGATGCGCTGCGCGAGAAGCTTGAGAGCCTCTTGGCGGTCTACCAGCAATTGCTGGAGGTGACGACGGGCGAAAGGCAGGCTATTTTTGAAGAGATGTCGCAGATCAACCAAGCTAAAAATGCGTCAAAGGTTTACCATCTGTTCGGCTGA
- a CDS encoding sigma-54 dependent transcriptional regulator, with protein sequence MAIKVLLVEDDRALREALADTLLLAGHDYRAVGSAEDALEAVAQEAFSLVVSDVNMPGMDGHQLLALLRARQPQLPVLLMTAHGAVERAVDAMRQGAADYLVKPFEPKALIELVARHALGVIPASESEGPIAFEPASAQLLELAARVARSDSTVLISGESGTGKEVLARYIHQQSTRATQPFIAINCAAIPDNMLEATLFGHEKGSFTGAIAAQAGKFEQADGGTILLDEISEMPLGLQAKLLRVLQEREVERVGARKPIQLDIRVVATTNRDLAGEVAAGRFREDLFYRLSVFPLAWRPLRERPADIVPLAERLLSNHVKKMKHAQARLSAEAQACLISYPWPGNVRELDNAIQRALILQQGGLIQPQDFCLAVGSGAAPLPTLAPAPAVAEAESAGALGDDLRRREFQMIIDTLRAERGRRKEAAERLGISPRTLRYKLAQMRDAGMDVEAYLFAT encoded by the coding sequence ATGGCTATCAAGGTTCTGTTGGTGGAAGACGATCGCGCCCTGCGTGAAGCATTGGCTGACACGCTGCTGTTGGCGGGCCATGACTACCGGGCGGTCGGTTCTGCCGAGGATGCCTTGGAGGCAGTGGCGCAAGAGGCTTTCAGCCTGGTGGTCAGTGACGTGAACATGCCGGGCATGGACGGTCACCAGTTGCTGGCCCTGCTGCGTGCGCGCCAGCCGCAGTTGCCTGTGCTGCTGATGACCGCTCATGGCGCCGTAGAGCGTGCGGTGGATGCGATGCGCCAGGGCGCGGCGGATTACCTGGTCAAGCCCTTTGAACCCAAGGCGCTGATCGAGTTGGTGGCGCGGCATGCCTTGGGCGTGATCCCGGCCAGCGAGAGCGAGGGCCCGATTGCCTTCGAGCCGGCCAGTGCGCAATTGCTCGAGCTGGCGGCCCGTGTGGCGCGCAGTGATTCCACGGTGCTGATCTCCGGCGAGTCCGGCACCGGTAAAGAGGTGCTGGCGCGTTACATCCACCAGCAATCGACCCGTGCCACACAACCGTTTATCGCTATTAACTGCGCGGCCATCCCCGACAACATGCTCGAAGCCACGCTGTTCGGCCACGAAAAAGGCTCCTTCACCGGTGCCATCGCCGCCCAGGCGGGCAAGTTCGAACAAGCCGATGGCGGCACCATCCTGCTCGATGAAATCTCGGAAATGCCCCTGGGCCTGCAAGCCAAGCTGCTGCGGGTGTTGCAAGAGCGTGAAGTGGAGCGCGTGGGCGCACGCAAGCCGATCCAATTGGATATCCGCGTGGTCGCCACCACCAACCGTGACCTCGCCGGTGAAGTGGCGGCGGGGCGCTTTCGTGAAGATTTGTTCTACCGGCTGTCGGTATTCCCGCTGGCTTGGCGCCCGCTGCGTGAGCGCCCGGCCGACATTGTCCCGCTGGCCGAGCGCTTGTTGAGCAACCATGTCAAAAAAATGAAGCACGCCCAAGCGCGGCTGTCGGCCGAGGCTCAAGCCTGCCTGATCAGCTACCCGTGGCCCGGCAACGTGCGGGAGCTGGACAATGCCATTCAGCGGGCCTTGATTTTGCAGCAGGGCGGCTTGATCCAGCCCCAGGATTTCTGCCTGGCCGTAGGCAGCGGTGCCGCGCCATTACCCACACTGGCGCCTGCGCCGGCGGTGGCTGAGGCAGAGTCCGCCGGTGCCCTGGGCGATGACCTGCGTCGTCGTGAATTCCAGATGATCATCGACACCCTGCGCGCCGAGCGTGGCCGTCGCAAAGAGGCCGCCGAACGCCTCGGCATCAGCCCGCGCACCCTGCGCTACAAGCTGGCGCAGATGCGTGATGCTGGCATGGATGTGGAGGCGTATCTGTTCGCGACCTAG